Below is a window of Acidobacteriota bacterium DNA.
GAGGAGAAACGAGGTTTCGAGATGAGTGCTGTGCTCGGCGAGTTGCTCGATGGGGTAGCCGCGATACTCGAGGATTCCTTCATCACCATCGATGAATGTGATCGCGCTGCGGCAGGCCGCGGTATTCATGTATGCCGGGTCGTACGTCATCATCCCGAACTCGTTCTCGGTGACCTTGATTTTCCGGAGGTCGAGGGCCCTGATCGTGTCGTCCGTGATCGGAACCTCGTACTGCTTGCCGGTTCTGTTGTCGGTGATCGAAAGAGTGTCCTTGGGCAAGTTTGCCTCCTGAAAAATCCTGTCCCGCGCCAAACGAGCAGACGACGGGCGGAACGGCGATCATAACGCAACCACCCGGCGGATGCCGGGCGGCCAGGAAAGCGGCCTCCCCAGGGCGTGCGCCCGGGGTCGTCATGAAGATGCAATAAGCTTCAACGGAGATGCTGAACCGATTCTTCTCGATCAGCCCGATCGAGCTGGGGGCAATTGCCAGGATCGAAGGGGAGGAGGCGCACCACGCGGGTCGGGTCAGCCGGCTGCGGATGGGCGAGCGGATCGAGGTGATCGACCGCGACGGAAGGACCGCGGAGGCCGTGATCGAGACCATCTCGCCACGAGAAGTTCTCGCACGGGTGGATCGCGCCGTCGTTTCGAGAGAATCGCCGCTTTCGATCACACTCGCGATGGCGCTCATCAAGCCCGACCTTTTCGAACTGGTGCTCCGCAAGGCAACCGAGCTTGGAGTCGCGGTCGTCCAGCCGCTCCTCGGAGATCGGGTGGAGATCAGGCCGGACCGGATTCGCAACCGGCGGGAGCGATGGGAGCGGATCGTTCGAGAGGCGGTGAAGCAGTCGGGAAGAAGCAGGATCCCGGTCATCGCCGAGCCGATGGCGTTCGACGAGGTCATCCAGGCCGGCGGCACTCTTTTGATCTTCGACGAGACCCCGTCGGGCGAGCCTGCTCCGGAGGGAACCGGAGAAATCACGCTTCTGATCGGTCCGGAGGGGGGTTGGTCGGAGAGGGAACTGAAGCTTGCCCGTGAGAAGGGGATCGCGACGGTGCCGCTCGGTCCGCGGCGGCTCAGGGCAGAGACCGCGGCGATCGCGGCGGTCGCCTGGGCTCAGATTCGATACGGCGACTTCTGAAACGAAAAAAGGCGCGGCCGAAGCCGCGCCTTTTCCAGATCTACGATGCCGGGGATCAGTACATACCGCCCATACCGCCCATTCCGGCTGCTGCCGCCTGATCGGACTGGCCTTCTTCCTTGATCTCGGAGACGAGCGCCTCGGTGGTCAGCATCAGGCCGGCGATCGACGATGCGTTCTGCAGCGCCTGCTTGGTGACCTTTGCCGGATCGATGATGCCGGCTTTGAGCATATCGACGATTTCCTCGGTCTGTGCGTTGAAACCGAAGTTGCCGCCCTTCGCCTTGACGTCACGAATGACGACCGAACCTTCGAATCCGGCGTTCGCGACGATCTGCCGGGCCGGCTCTTCGAGCGCCCGTCGGATGATCTCGATGCCTACGCGGATGTCGCCTTCGGCGTCGAGCTTGTCGACGGCCTCCATGGCGAGCAGCAGCGCGACTCCGCCGCCGGGGACGATCCCCTCTTCGACGGCTGCCTTGGTCGCATGCATTGCGTCCTCGACCCGCGCTTTCTTCTCCTTCATCTCGGTCTCGGTTGCAGCGCCCACCTTGATGACGGCGACGCCACCGACGAGCTTCGCGAGCCGTTCCTGAAGCTTCTCGCGATCATAGTCGGATGTCGTGTCGTCGATCTGGGTGCGAATCTGCTTCACGCGACCAGCAAGAGCTTCCTTCCGCTCCTTGGAGTCGGTGTCGGTGACGAGGGTGGTCGTATCCTTGTCGATGGAGATCCGCTTCGCCTCTCCGAGGTCGCTCCACTGGACGTTCTCGAGTTTGATTCCGAGATCCTCCGAGATGAGCCGGCCACCGGAAAGGATGGCAATGTCCTCGAGCATGGCTTTCCGCCGGTCGCCGAATCCCGGAGCTTTGACGGCGGCGACGTTGAGCGTTCCGCGAAGCTTGTTGACGACGAGCGTGGCGAGAGCCTCCCCCTCGACATCCTCGGCGATGATCACCAGCGGCTTACCCTGCTTGGCGACCTGTTCGAGAATCGGCAGGAGGTCCTTCATCGAGGAGATTTTCTTCTCGAACAGCAGGATCATCGGGTTCTCGAGCACCGCTTCCATCCGCTCCGGATCGGTGACGAAGTAGGGAGAGAGATAGCCGCGGTCGAACTGCATCCCCTCGACGACTTCGAGTGTCGTCTCGAGGCCCTTCGCTTCCTCGACGGTGATCACGCCGTCTTTGCCGACCTTGTCCATCGCCTCGGCGATGATCGAGCCGATCTCTTCGTCGTTGTTCGCCGAGATCGTTCCGATATGGGCGATGTCCTTCCCTTCGACCGGCTTCGAGATCTCGTCGATTTTCTTGACGGCTGCTTTGACTGCCGCTTCGATACCCTTCTTGATTTCCATCGGGTTCGCACCGGCCGTGACGTTCTTGATTCCCTCGCGATAGATCGCCTGGGCGAGAACTGTTGCGGTCGTCGTTCCGTCACCGGCGGTGTCGGAGGTCTTGGACGCGACTTCGCGGACCATCTGAGCACCCATGTTCTCGAGCTCGTCTTTCAGCTCGATCTCCTTGGCGACGGTGACGCCGTCTTTTGTGATGGTTGGTGATCCGAACTTCTTCTCGATCACGACGTTGCGGCCCTTCGGACCGAGTGTGACTTTGACTGCGTCGGCGAGCTTGTTGACGCCCTTCAGGATCGAATGCCGGGCTTCCTCACCGTAGGTAATCATTTTTGCCATGGTTCTGAACTCCTCCGTCTGTTAAGTGATTCGAATCTCGTTTCTGATCAGATCAGCCGACGACCGCGAGGACCTCGTCCTCGCGAAGGATGGTGTACTCCTCGGCCTCCAGTTTGATGTCGGTGCCGGAATACTTGCCGATCAGTACCTTGTCGCCTTTCTTGACGTCGAGCTTGATCCGCTTGCCGTCGTCGCCGAATTTACCTTCGCCCACGGCGATGACTTCCGCCTCCTGGGGCTTTTCCTTCGCGGTATCGGGAATGATGATTCCTCCCCGTACCGACTCACTCGGGTCAATCCGCTTGACGAGAATCCTGTCGTGAAGCGGGCGAACGTTGACACCCATGGTTCCAACTCCTTTCAACTCTTTTATTTTGATGAATTTGACCGGGGGACGGATCGTCCGGGTCGAGCCTGTTTTTAGCACTCATGGTCACAGAGCGCTAACAGCCGAGCGCGCAGGGTTCATTCCTGATGAAACGGCCGAATCTGAGCGACAGGCACTAAAATAGCCATCCGGCGGACGAATCCGCCGGATGGGGGCTTGTGTGGGTCGACCGTGTGCGGGTCAGCGTCCGGGTTCGCTGATTCTCTCGACCGTATCGGCGAGCTCCCGATCCTTGTCGGAATCGAGCGCCAGATCGGCCTGGGCGAGCATACCGACGAGCTTGTCACTCGAATCGACCACCGGCAGCCGGCGTACCTTCTTCTGGCTCATCATGCTGAAAGCTTTCGAGAGACTCTCGTCGTCGCGAACCACCGCGACGTTCTGCGACATGATGTCGCCGACGGTGCGGCTCGATGGATCCCGCTTCTCGGCAATGGTCCTTGTGACGATGTCGCGGTCCGTGATCATCCCGACGACCTTGCCGGACTCGACCACGGGAATTGCGCCGCAGTCGTGCTCGACCATCAACGATGCGGCACGATGAAGCGAGTCGCTTCGGGTCGCCGTTGCCGGGTTCCTGGTCATCGCGTCGCGTACATGTTCTCTGGTTTTCGTGTCAGTCTGCGTGGCAGTAGCCATGATTTCCTCCTCTGTAGTTTCGGGGTCAGGGGCGAGCGTCCGATGCGCTCGCTCGACTATTATTAGGAGCAACAGTCGTGCCGCGATTCACTGCGCGACGTGCGTGTGAGAAATCCTGTCGGCGAGCGAGCGATGCCCTGGGAAAAGCGCCGGAACAAAGCCGAGGCCCGCGGTTGCAAGCGAGATCACGAGCCCGGTCCACCGGAGAAACGACCGTCGGAAAGTGACCCCGAGGTGGTCGTCGGTGACGACTCTCACATTTGCAACCGCCCCCCCGAGCGTCCTCCCCCAGACCATCCAGCCACAGGTGAAATAGCACAGCGAGAAGACTGCGATGAAGCCGGCGATCGCCAGGGCAGCCCTGAGATCGATTCCCGTGGGAAGGAGTGGCCCGAGCGTGAGAACCAGTGCCCCGAGCAACGAGAGGTCGAGACCGAGTGCGAGAGCTCGGCGCCACAGGGGAGCGTGGGAGTCGGGGGGTGGTGTTCCCTTCTCGTCGGGTACCGATGCAGTTGGAGACCGCCCGGTACCGATCAGCTCGATTTCATCGAATCGCTTCGCCGGGGTCATCGAGCCGTCAGATATTTGACGAAGATTCTGTAGAGGAGATCCTTCGAAGCGCCGTCGTATCTCCGGGCGAGCTCGAGCGCCCGTTGCGCTTCGATGTCGTCGGGGTCCAGTCTGACGGCCTCGGTGAAGTACTCGATCGCACCGGAGGTATTTTCGTCCTTGAGCGCGTTGACTCCGAGATTGTAGTTCGCCGAGGCTGCGAGCCTCTGGGCATTGGGGTTGTCGGGCTCACGTGCCAGGAAGGCGGAGACGGCTCGGAGAGTCTCCCGGTAATTGCCTTGGTTGAAGAGAAGCAGCGCCTGCTCGAGACCGGACACCTCGGCTGAGACCTGCTGATACGTGGCGGAATCGCTCGCATCGAGCGGTGCGATCTGCGCGGCCTCCTCGAAAGCTCGCTTGGCGCCGATGAAGTCTTCCGCCGCGAATGCTTCACGGGCTTCGACGAGGAGCTCCTCCCGGACTTCCGCCGCGGGGCGCCCGTCGATCATCGACGCTGCCTGCGCGCGGTATTCGGCGATCTTTTCGATCGCCTGGTCACGGAAGGGATCGCCGGGCTGAATCGATGACAGAAGTTCGATTGCATCGTCGAAGCTTCCCTGACCGGCGAGCATTTCGGCGCGGTTCAGCTTGCCCTGCGTGATCGTCGAGGACACCTCCGATTCGGTAGCCTCCCCGCCCGAGATCATCGACCAGGCGAACCACCCGCCGACCGCGACGACGGCGACGAGCGCGGCGACGATCAGAAGACCTTTCGAGCTTTTTTCCGGTTTCGCCGGGGCGACGGGAGGAACTCCAGGACGGCGTGGGCCGGCCGAGGGTTCCAGAGAATCCTCGTCGGACAGATCGGGTCCCTCGTACATGTCGCCTGAAGCAGCCGGCGGCGGAGGAATCGCGGCAGCACCCGAGGTCGCAGCGTGTGCGTCGAGCTTGTCGAGATACTCCTGAGCCTTGAAGCTGTCGGGTTCTTCGGCGAGAACTTCCTCGAACGACTGGCGCGCCGTGACGTAATCACCGCGGTCGAAGGCGGCGATGCCCGCGTTGAGGATCTCATCGGTTCGGGCTTCTTCCTCTTTCTTCCTTTCCCGAGCTTTTTCGATTCTCGAGCTCGCTTCGTCGTTGGTGACGTCGATGAGAAAGATGCGAGACCAGATGTCGATTGCCTGCGTCCAGTTGCCTGCTTCGAATGCGGCGTCACCCTCGGAGAGGTAAGCAGCGATCTTCGTCTGATCATCACCGGAGACGTCGACTCCCGCACCGCTGAAGTCAAATGTCCTTGCTTCCCCTACCTCCGGTTCCACTGCTTCGGGCTCGTTCTCGAGAGTGAAACCGAGATCGGCCACGGGACTCTCGGTTTTTTCGTCAGGGGAGCCGGGCTCAGCCGGTGATGGGTCGGGGGAATCGTTGGAGAAGGTCTCGAAAGCCGAGGAGCCGGAGTCGCCGCCGAAAGCACCGCCGAACGGGCTGGCGGACGGGGAGCCGAAGTCGAATGAGGCGGATTCCCCCGTTGGCGGGGCTCCGGCGGATTCCGGCGGCGAGCCGGACAGCCGGTCTTCCATCGCGGCGATTTCGGGATGGAGCGGATCGAGGCTCTTTGCTTTTCCGAGGGCGGTCTCCGCAGCGGCCCTGTCGCCGCGATCGAGAGCCTGGCCGGCATCTGCCATGAACTGGCGAACGAAAGGGGCCGCTTCCTGGCGCTCGTACGCTTTCTGACCGAGAGCCGCGGCTTCCTCGTTTCCGGGCTCGCTCGCCAGAATCTCGTTGCAGATCTCGATCGTCGTGTCGAGGTCGCCGCGGTTCATCGCCTCGACAGCCTCGAGGAGACGGGGCGAAGAATCCGCCGCGCCGAAATCCGGAACGGCTGCTGCCCGGGACTCCGCGAGACGCGCGTCGCGGTACTGCGCCAGGTCGGAGATGTCGACGGCGCTGGTGGGATCCTTCGCTTTCGCGCGCAGCCGCCGCGCCGGCTCGAACTGGTCGTCCATTTCGAGGAGCAGATCGCAACCCGACACGACGTCGTCCAGCTGGGCTTCTTCGTAGAGCCGAAGCGACTGGTCGAATGTAGCCAGGACGCGTTGCTTCACTTCCTGCGGGAGAGAGGGATTGCCTGGATATTTGATTGCTGTCATTCTCCGTCAACCGTTGCGAGATTATAGCCGGACGCGGCGGAGGGCCAACA
It encodes the following:
- a CDS encoding 16S rRNA (uracil(1498)-N(3))-methyltransferase produces the protein MLNRFFSISPIELGAIARIEGEEAHHAGRVSRLRMGERIEVIDRDGRTAEAVIETISPREVLARVDRAVVSRESPLSITLAMALIKPDLFELVLRKATELGVAVVQPLLGDRVEIRPDRIRNRRERWERIVREAVKQSGRSRIPVIAEPMAFDEVIQAGGTLLIFDETPSGEPAPEGTGEITLLIGPEGGWSERELKLAREKGIATVPLGPRRLRAETAAIAAVAWAQIRYGDF
- the groL gene encoding chaperonin GroEL (60 kDa chaperone family; promotes refolding of misfolded polypeptides especially under stressful conditions; forms two stacked rings of heptamers to form a barrel-shaped 14mer; ends can be capped by GroES; misfolded proteins enter the barrel where they are refolded when GroES binds) is translated as MAKMITYGEEARHSILKGVNKLADAVKVTLGPKGRNVVIEKKFGSPTITKDGVTVAKEIELKDELENMGAQMVREVASKTSDTAGDGTTTATVLAQAIYREGIKNVTAGANPMEIKKGIEAAVKAAVKKIDEISKPVEGKDIAHIGTISANNDEEIGSIIAEAMDKVGKDGVITVEEAKGLETTLEVVEGMQFDRGYLSPYFVTDPERMEAVLENPMILLFEKKISSMKDLLPILEQVAKQGKPLVIIAEDVEGEALATLVVNKLRGTLNVAAVKAPGFGDRRKAMLEDIAILSGGRLISEDLGIKLENVQWSDLGEAKRISIDKDTTTLVTDTDSKERKEALAGRVKQIRTQIDDTTSDYDREKLQERLAKLVGGVAVIKVGAATETEMKEKKARVEDAMHATKAAVEEGIVPGGGVALLLAMEAVDKLDAEGDIRVGIEIIRRALEEPARQIVANAGFEGSVVIRDVKAKGGNFGFNAQTEEIVDMLKAGIIDPAKVTKQALQNASSIAGLMLTTEALVSEIKEEGQSDQAAAAGMGGMGGMY
- a CDS encoding co-chaperone GroES — translated: MGVNVRPLHDRILVKRIDPSESVRGGIIIPDTAKEKPQEAEVIAVGEGKFGDDGKRIKLDVKKGDKVLIGKYSGTDIKLEAEEYTILREDEVLAVVG
- a CDS encoding CBS domain-containing protein — encoded protein: MATATQTDTKTREHVRDAMTRNPATATRSDSLHRAASLMVEHDCGAIPVVESGKVVGMITDRDIVTRTIAEKRDPSSRTVGDIMSQNVAVVRDDESLSKAFSMMSQKKVRRLPVVDSSDKLVGMLAQADLALDSDKDRELADTVERISEPGR
- a CDS encoding RDD family protein, encoding MTPAKRFDEIELIGTGRSPTASVPDEKGTPPPDSHAPLWRRALALGLDLSLLGALVLTLGPLLPTGIDLRAALAIAGFIAVFSLCYFTCGWMVWGRTLGGAVANVRVVTDDHLGVTFRRSFLRWTGLVISLATAGLGFVPALFPGHRSLADRISHTHVAQ
- a CDS encoding tetratricopeptide repeat protein; its protein translation is MTAIKYPGNPSLPQEVKQRVLATFDQSLRLYEEAQLDDVVSGCDLLLEMDDQFEPARRLRAKAKDPTSAVDISDLAQYRDARLAESRAAAVPDFGAADSSPRLLEAVEAMNRGDLDTTIEICNEILASEPGNEEAAALGQKAYERQEAAPFVRQFMADAGQALDRGDRAAAETALGKAKSLDPLHPEIAAMEDRLSGSPPESAGAPPTGESASFDFGSPSASPFGGAFGGDSGSSAFETFSNDSPDPSPAEPGSPDEKTESPVADLGFTLENEPEAVEPEVGEARTFDFSGAGVDVSGDDQTKIAAYLSEGDAAFEAGNWTQAIDIWSRIFLIDVTNDEASSRIEKARERKKEEEARTDEILNAGIAAFDRGDYVTARQSFEEVLAEEPDSFKAQEYLDKLDAHAATSGAAAIPPPPAASGDMYEGPDLSDEDSLEPSAGPRRPGVPPVAPAKPEKSSKGLLIVAALVAVVAVGGWFAWSMISGGEATESEVSSTITQGKLNRAEMLAGQGSFDDAIELLSSIQPGDPFRDQAIEKIAEYRAQAASMIDGRPAAEVREELLVEAREAFAAEDFIGAKRAFEEAAQIAPLDASDSATYQQVSAEVSGLEQALLLFNQGNYRETLRAVSAFLAREPDNPNAQRLAASANYNLGVNALKDENTSGAIEYFTEAVRLDPDDIEAQRALELARRYDGASKDLLYRIFVKYLTAR